The genomic stretch TGAAAGAAGCAGCTCGAAAATCAACGCCTGGAAGCTCAAGATCATTCAATTCATTGGCTAATTCCGTTGCATTAATAAAAGGTGCACCGATTAATTCAAATGGTTTTGTCGTTCCGCGACCTTCCGAAACGTTCGTTCCTTCAATTAAAGCAGCACCAGGATAGACGAGTGCCGTATCAAGCGTTGGCATATTTGGTGATGGAAGGACCCATTCAAGAGGCGTGTCATCATAGTACATATCCCGCTTCCACTTATCCATTTCAACCACTGTCAGATCAGCGCCAATTTCAAATTCTTCATTAAAAAGTTGAGCAAGCTCTCCTACTGTCATGCCATGGCGAAGTGGAATTTCATATTTTCCAACGAAAGAAGAGTACTCATCATCAAGTACTGGCCCTTCGACTGCTTCACCACCAAGAGGATTCGGTCGATCCAGTACGATAAATTCAATGTCATTCTCAGCAGCGGCTTCCATTGCGTAAGCCATCGTGTAAATATACGTGTAGAATCGCGTTCCAACGTCTTGAATATCAAAGAGGAGCACGTCAATTCCTTCTAACATTTCAGGAGTAGGCTTTTTCGTAGCGCCATAGAGACTATAAACAGGAAGTCCAGTTTCTTCATCAATATAGTACTCAACATATTCTCCGGCCTGTGCACTTCCACGAACCCCGTGTTCTGGACCGTAGAGCGCTTTCAAATCAACATCAGCGTCATTGTGTAATAAATCTACGATACTGTTAAGCTCTTGATCAACACCCGTTGGATTTGTAATGAGCCCAACGCTTTTTCCCTCGATTAACTCTTTCTGATCTTCAAGGAGCACTTCCACACCAAGCTTGAATTTCTTCTTATTTTTATCATGACCATACGCATTTCCTTTTCCATTGTTATCAGCGAGCGCCACTGATAACGACGAAAGAACGAGCATCATCGTCACAAGCATAACCATCCACTTTTTCACGTTTCAAACGCCTCCCCATTTTTTAAAATCGGGAAGAATGAGCGCTTCTCCCCGACCATCATTGTTAGTACGTTAAACCATGTCCAAAGTTATAAAGAACGCCACCTGTTTCCCCTGGAATCGTAATAGGTAACTTTCCTGTTGGTGCATTTTCACCAAAAATAGTTGCCGCTGTTGCTTCAAAACTCGCCGTTCTAAAACCATACTGGGTTAAATAGCTGTCAACGTTCGGATACGCCATGATGTCATATGGATTCCGAATGCCAACGGCTATAACTGGTGCGTCTGCTTCATTCATGATGGCATTAACCATCATCATTTGCGGATGCTCAGGTGAACGCGTTCCAACACTGTACGTGTACGTTCCTACAATAATTTGATCAGCGGAAGAAATTGTTTCACGCTGTTCGTCCGTTAACGTGTAGCTGGAATTTGCTTCAATTACTGTCGTATTCGCATGCTGCGCTTTTACGGCGTCACCTAGCGTAGAGACGAAACTTCTCCCAACCACGACAACGTGATCATCACCATTTGCATTAAGAGGTAAAACATCCTCATTTTTCACAAGTGTGATCGACATGTCGGCAGCTTCTTTCTCAACCGCTTTATGCTCAGCTGATCCAACTGTCTGAAGCGCTTCTTGAATTTGGTCTTCTACATCAATAGGATGCTCAGACTTGATGATCCCTCTGTTCACTTTTAACGTTAAAATGCGTTCAACTGAAGCTTCAATGCGTTCCTCAGAAATGTCACCAGATTCCACCGCTGTATATAGTCCTTCCGCAACTTCCGGAAGACCAACAGGCATCAAGACGATATCCGTTCCTGCTTTCACTGCGCGAATCGCTGCATCGACAGATCCGAAATGATCTTGAATGGCGCCCATGTTCATCGCATCTGTTGTAATGACGCCTTCATACCCCATCTCATCCCGCATTAATTCGGTTAACACTTTGTGAGAGAGCGTGGCAGGAAGTGAAATTTCCGTTCCGTCTTTTTTCGAAATCACTTTTGTATCATCAATTTTCGGGAACGTCACGTGAGCAGTCATGATCGCGTCGATCCCCGCTTCCATCGCCTTTTGAAATGGATAAAGCTCTACTTCCATGAGGCGCTCTTTGTCATAAGGAACTTCAGGCAGGCCGAGGTGAGAATCTACAGCTGTATCTCCGTGACCAGGGAAATGCTTCGCTGTCGCCGCTACACCTGTTTCTTGAAGTCCTTTTGTATAAGCAATGCCGAGGTCGGCAACAAGCTCTGGATCTTCGCCAAACGAACGAACGCCAATAACAGGATTATCCGGATTGTTGTTCACATCCATATCAGGGGCAAAGTTCATGTTGATTCCAAGTGATGCAAGCTCTTCTCCAATCGCATGTCCTACATTTTCTGCAAGCTCCGGTGAACGCGTTGCGCCAAGCGCCATGTTCCCAGGCATATCTGTTCCAGACTGAAGACGCGTAACAATTCCGCCTTCCTGATCAATTGTCATCAGCATGCCATATTTTTCAGAAGCCTCTTGATATTCAGCGACTAGTTTCGTTGTTTGTTCCGTTGTTACCACGTTCTCACGAAATAGAATCACGCCGCCAAGGTGATATTGTTTGATCTGCGCTTCGATTTCTGGCAGCATCTTAGTCACATTTTGACCATCCCAGTTTCGGTAATCTGGCATAAGCATTTGACCAACTTTTTCTTCCATCGTCATGCCAGCAATTGCATTTTCAATCAGGTTGTACTTCTTTCCTTTTTGCTTAACGATTGCTGGAGAAGACGATTTTTTATCCGCTTTATTCACTTTGTAATCAATCGCAATGCGATCGCTGCTTTCGCCATCAGAAACACTAATGAATGTGCGGCCACGCTTACCCGTTAAGGTAACTTGTCCTTCATTGTCCACTTTCGCAACATTCTTATTCGATGACTTCCACGTAAGATTCTGCTCTGTTTTCATAAAATGACCGTCTTCATAAATGTGAAGCGGATGAAGGGTGATGGTATCTCCCTCAAACTCTGCGCTTACTTCAGGAACGTTCTCCATTAAAATTAAGTGTGGCGCACCTTCTGCGCCAGCTCTTGGCAGCCACATTTGCGAAAACATCATCACAAATGCCAATATCCCCACAGCGATTTTTCGTGCTTTCATTTTACCCCTCCTGTTTGTTGAAAATTAGTAAGCTCTCTTCACCCATTCATTGCTTGTGAACGAGACTTTTTCTTGATCGAGCTTTACTGCATCGACGTACCATCCGCGCTTATTCGTTGAGCCGTCTGTATGATAAGTAAAACGAATTTGTGTCGTATTCGCTGAAATCGTAACTTCTTCTCTTTCCCAGCTATCGCTTGCGCCAGTTAGCAACGCTACCTCTGTCCACTTCTCGCCATCCTCTGAAACCTCAACTGTTCCTATATCATAGCCTTCCTCCATTTGATACCACGTATCAAACGAAAGTGTCGTTGCTTCGTCCACATTAACTTCAGCCGTTAAATGTTTTGACTCGTTATTGCCATAGCCTGCGAACCATGGATCTGCCTTTTTATCCATCGCAACTGGAATTGCATCTGCTACTTGTCTCGCAAATGCTCGTCTCGTAGGTGATGTTGATACCGTTTCACGCGTTGGGTGCACGCGGTTCGTTAAGAGAATCGCAATCGTTTGATTGGATGGGCTCACAACGATGGACGTTCCGGTATACCCTGTATGTCCGAGTGTAGTGCTTTCAGATAAAGCATCCATGAACCAGCCCTGTTGCAGCTCCCAGCCAAGTCCATGATCGTCCCCAGGAAACTCTGGAATCCGGTTTTCAGTTAAAAGTTTTACAGTGGCCGGCTCAAGAATCCGCGTTCCGCCGTAGCGTCCTTCCATCAAATACATATGAGCAAATTTCGCAAGATCCGATGCTGTTGAAAATACACCGGCATGACCAGCGACTCCGTCAAGTGACCAGGCGCTCTCATCATGCACCTCGCCCCAAACGAGACCGCGGTTCGTCCACGGCTGGTATTCCGTTGCAGCAATACGTTCTTTTAATTCTGCAGGTGGGTTATACATTGTGTCCTTCATACCAAGCGGTTCAGTGATTTCCTGCTTTACATACTCATCGAGACGCATGCCCGAAAGTCTCTCAATCAAAGCACCAAGTGTAATCATGTTCAGGTCGCTGTATGTATAGTCTGTTCCAGGCGCTGATTGAAGTGGATATT from Bacillus sp. Cs-700 encodes the following:
- a CDS encoding DUF1343 domain-containing protein; this translates as MKKWMVMLVTMMLVLSSLSVALADNNGKGNAYGHDKNKKKFKLGVEVLLEDQKELIEGKSVGLITNPTGVDQELNSIVDLLHNDADVDLKALYGPEHGVRGSAQAGEYVEYYIDEETGLPVYSLYGATKKPTPEMLEGIDVLLFDIQDVGTRFYTYIYTMAYAMEAAAENDIEFIVLDRPNPLGGEAVEGPVLDDEYSSFVGKYEIPLRHGMTVGELAQLFNEEFEIGADLTVVEMDKWKRDMYYDDTPLEWVLPSPNMPTLDTALVYPGAALIEGTNVSEGRGTTKPFELIGAPFINATELANELNDLELPGVDFRAASFTPSFSKHAGKLTHGVQIHVTDKEAFEPVTTGLSLVKTIHDLYPEDFEFRAENSAGVSFFDLLVGNGWIREAIENGESVEEMQQQWEEDLESFKEVREEYLLY
- a CDS encoding glycoside hydrolase family 3 protein, with product MMFSQMWLPRAGAEGAPHLILMENVPEVSAEFEGDTITLHPLHIYEDGHFMKTEQNLTWKSSNKNVAKVDNEGQVTLTGKRGRTFISVSDGESSDRIAIDYKVNKADKKSSSPAIVKQKGKKYNLIENAIAGMTMEEKVGQMLMPDYRNWDGQNVTKMLPEIEAQIKQYHLGGVILFRENVVTTEQTTKLVAEYQEASEKYGMLMTIDQEGGIVTRLQSGTDMPGNMALGATRSPELAENVGHAIGEELASLGINMNFAPDMDVNNNPDNPVIGVRSFGEDPELVADLGIAYTKGLQETGVAATAKHFPGHGDTAVDSHLGLPEVPYDKERLMEVELYPFQKAMEAGIDAIMTAHVTFPKIDDTKVISKKDGTEISLPATLSHKVLTELMRDEMGYEGVITTDAMNMGAIQDHFGSVDAAIRAVKAGTDIVLMPVGLPEVAEGLYTAVESGDISEERIEASVERILTLKVNRGIIKSEHPIDVEDQIQEALQTVGSAEHKAVEKEAADMSITLVKNEDVLPLNANGDDHVVVVGRSFVSTLGDAVKAQHANTTVIEANSSYTLTDEQRETISSADQIIVGTYTYSVGTRSPEHPQMMMVNAIMNEADAPVIAVGIRNPYDIMAYPNVDSYLTQYGFRTASFEATAATIFGENAPTGKLPITIPGETGGVLYNFGHGLTY
- a CDS encoding serine hydrolase domain-containing protein, yielding MRRKTLSLLLTTALGTSLLAPGSGLAAPGPTIENEGKVNLHQSRKAHPTFSWDNPGPTAPVLHPGSYKGAGMREEPLQEIDGLLQSAIDDQVMPGAVAFVARRGHIVKEAAYGYSAQYTDGDFTEMDNPIPMSEDTIFDLASISKLFTTTAAMTLYEDGAFQLDDPVAKYIPEFAANGKENVTIEQLMTHTSGFKPWIPLYTIGEDREDRLEYVFQYPLQSAPGTDYTYSDLNMITLGALIERLSGMRLDEYVKQEITEPLGMKDTMYNPPAELKERIAATEYQPWTNRGLVWGEVHDESAWSLDGVAGHAGVFSTASDLAKFAHMYLMEGRYGGTRILEPATVKLLTENRIPEFPGDDHGLGWELQQGWFMDALSESTTLGHTGYTGTSIVVSPSNQTIAILLTNRVHPTRETVSTSPTRRAFARQVADAIPVAMDKKADPWFAGYGNNESKHLTAEVNVDEATTLSFDTWYQMEEGYDIGTVEVSEDGEKWTEVALLTGASDSWEREEVTISANTTQIRFTYHTDGSTNKRGWYVDAVKLDQEKVSFTSNEWVKRAY